From the Acidimicrobiales bacterium genome, one window contains:
- a CDS encoding ATP-binding cassette domain-containing protein translates to MYDSPVQPTNNGRAGGVRAAGLGKRYGDLWALRDLHLDVPAGTVLGLLGHNGAGKTTAIRILTTLTSPTTGQASVAGLDVVHDAAAVRERIGVAAQQATVDGLLTARANLEMVGRLHHLSRNTSRVMANELLELLDLTDAATKLAKNLSGGMRRRLDLAASLVASPEVLFLDEPTTGLDPRGRADLWSTLRELVRDGTTIVLTTQYLEEADRLADEIVVLDHGRTVAKGTPAELKARIGDDRFDVTVATQGDLVAAASVLAPFVAYEPTLDSDALVVSAPIVDGTRLIDVVRALDEAGIDAVDVNRRQSSLDDVFLTLTTLVDETAGTQEALA, encoded by the coding sequence ATGTACGACTCACCGGTACAGCCTACGAACAACGGTCGCGCCGGTGGCGTCCGGGCCGCCGGGCTGGGGAAGCGCTACGGAGACCTCTGGGCTCTCCGCGACCTCCACCTCGACGTCCCGGCCGGCACCGTGCTCGGCCTGTTGGGTCACAACGGGGCGGGCAAGACCACCGCAATCCGCATCCTCACCACCCTCACCTCCCCCACCACCGGCCAGGCGAGCGTCGCCGGGCTCGACGTCGTCCACGACGCCGCCGCCGTCCGCGAGCGGATCGGCGTCGCCGCCCAGCAGGCCACGGTCGACGGGCTGCTCACTGCCCGGGCCAACCTCGAGATGGTCGGGCGGCTCCACCATCTATCCCGGAACACCTCCCGGGTCATGGCCAACGAGCTGCTGGAGCTGCTCGACCTCACCGACGCCGCCACCAAGCTGGCCAAGAACCTGTCCGGTGGCATGCGCCGCCGGCTCGACCTCGCCGCCAGCCTGGTGGCCTCGCCCGAGGTGCTGTTCCTCGACGAGCCGACCACCGGACTCGACCCCCGCGGTCGCGCCGACCTGTGGTCGACGCTGCGGGAGCTGGTGCGCGACGGCACCACCATCGTCCTCACCACCCAGTACCTCGAGGAGGCCGACCGGCTGGCCGACGAGATCGTCGTGCTCGACCACGGCCGCACCGTCGCCAAGGGCACACCCGCCGAGCTGAAGGCCCGCATCGGCGACGACCGCTTCGACGTCACCGTCGCCACCCAGGGAGACCTGGTGGCGGCCGCGAGCGTGCTGGCCCCGTTCGTCGCCTACGAGCCGACGCTCGACAGCGACGCCCTGGTCGTCAGCGCCCCGATCGTCGACGGCACCCGCCTCATCGACGTGGTGCGGGCGCTGGACGAGGCCGGCATCGACGCTGTCGACGTCAACCGGCGCCAGTCGTCGCTCGACGACGTGTTCCTCACGCTCACCACCCTCGTCGACGAGACGGCGGGCACCCAGGAGGCACTGGCATGA
- a CDS encoding ABC transporter permease: protein MSTTLATTPPGTSASPVTRAPAPPARSGVRMLLSDTLVFARRNVEHIRQIPEKLLDVTLQPLMFVLLFAYVFGGAVDVGGSYREYIIGGILVQTIAFGMMGPGTSIATDLTEGVIDRFRTLPARRQAYLLGHFVAELAGMMLAAVVLLGTGLLVGWRTHAPFLDVVTALALLLLFASAMIWFGTWIGMLVRSPDAVMGIAFVAVFPLTFISSAFVPIDSMPNVLQWVASWNPVSAVVAAVRELFGNPSSPIVKDVWPMQHPVAAAWLYCLACLAISVPLALRRFRTRTAD, encoded by the coding sequence ATGAGCACCACGCTGGCCACCACACCCCCGGGCACCTCGGCGTCCCCGGTCACCCGAGCGCCCGCTCCCCCGGCGCGCTCGGGCGTCCGGATGCTGCTGTCCGACACACTCGTGTTCGCCCGGCGCAACGTCGAGCACATCCGCCAGATCCCCGAGAAGCTGCTCGACGTCACCCTCCAGCCGCTCATGTTCGTGCTGCTGTTCGCCTACGTGTTCGGCGGCGCCGTCGACGTCGGCGGGTCGTACCGCGAGTACATCATCGGCGGCATCCTCGTGCAGACGATCGCCTTCGGGATGATGGGGCCGGGCACGTCGATCGCCACCGACCTCACCGAGGGCGTGATCGACCGCTTCCGCACGCTGCCCGCCCGACGGCAGGCCTACCTGCTGGGCCACTTCGTGGCCGAGCTGGCCGGCATGATGCTGGCGGCGGTCGTGCTGCTGGGCACCGGGCTGCTGGTCGGGTGGCGCACCCACGCCCCGTTCCTCGACGTGGTCACGGCGCTGGCGCTCCTGCTGCTGTTCGCCTCGGCCATGATCTGGTTCGGCACGTGGATCGGCATGCTCGTGCGGTCGCCCGACGCGGTGATGGGCATCGCCTTCGTGGCCGTGTTCCCGCTGACGTTCATCAGCAGCGCCTTCGTGCCGATCGACTCGATGCCGAACGTCCTGCAGTGGGTGGCGTCGTGGAACCCGGTGAGCGCTGTGGTGGCGGCGGTGCGCGAGCTGTTCGGCAACCCGTCGTCGCCGATCGTCAAGGACGTGTGGCCGATGCAGCACCCGGTCGCCGCGGCGTGGCTCTACTGCCT
- a CDS encoding TetR/AcrR family transcriptional regulator C-terminal domain-containing protein, giving the protein MATGNSGRSRHRHDDVAGMVARKVEEKVEQQRRKVEQKIEDKQRRVAEKIDEKQRRVVEKIEQHADKLERLAPVAYGIWTRERPGTRRPRHSLDQIADAALHVADTEGVDALSMRRLAAELGSGTMTLYHYVHTKDELMALLGDRVMSELLLDDRELPDDWREAMTAIARRTRDVLLAHPWVFDIAEDPTVGPSGVRHFDQSLQALSSLDIGVAERLDIIQTVDEYVFGYCLHRRNDATDTAPDEMRSYVIDLARGGEYPQVRALLDEYGTDDLWKELIVHERDPSRFDRNLARILDGIERDLPPGAAGGGG; this is encoded by the coding sequence ATGGCAACGGGGAATTCCGGACGATCTCGCCACCGCCACGACGACGTGGCCGGCATGGTCGCTCGGAAGGTGGAGGAGAAGGTCGAGCAGCAGCGCCGGAAGGTCGAGCAGAAGATCGAGGACAAGCAGCGCCGCGTCGCCGAGAAGATCGACGAGAAGCAGCGCCGGGTCGTCGAGAAGATCGAGCAGCACGCCGACAAGCTCGAGCGCCTCGCCCCGGTCGCCTACGGGATCTGGACCCGTGAGCGCCCTGGCACCCGCCGTCCTCGCCACTCGCTCGACCAGATCGCCGACGCCGCCCTGCACGTCGCCGACACCGAGGGCGTCGATGCCCTGTCCATGCGCCGGCTGGCCGCCGAGCTGGGCAGCGGCACGATGACGCTCTACCACTACGTCCACACCAAGGACGAGCTGATGGCGTTGCTCGGCGACCGGGTCATGTCGGAGCTTCTCCTCGACGACCGCGAGCTCCCCGACGACTGGCGCGAGGCCATGACCGCCATCGCCCGCCGCACCCGCGACGTGCTGCTGGCGCACCCCTGGGTGTTCGACATCGCCGAGGACCCGACCGTGGGCCCCAGCGGCGTGCGCCACTTCGACCAGTCGTTGCAGGCGCTCTCGTCGCTCGACATCGGCGTGGCGGAGCGCCTCGACATCATCCAGACCGTCGACGAGTACGTGTTCGGCTACTGCCTCCACCGCCGCAACGACGCCACCGACACCGCCCCGGACGAGATGCGCAGCTACGTCATCGACCTCGCCCGCGGCGGCGAGTACCCGCAGGTACGGGCCCTCCTCGACGAGTACGGCACCGACGACCTGTGGAAGGAGCTCATCGTCCACGAGCGCGACCCGTCGCGCTTCGACCGCAACCTGGCCCGCATCCTCGACGGCATCGAGCGCGACCTGCCCCCCGGCGCGGCCGGTGGCGGAGGCTGA
- a CDS encoding lipase family protein produces MTVAAITATAAACEPPADFYSPPPSLSGQPGDVIATAPTNFGLNLNVTSTAIKYRSTTATGQANYVTGTLLVPTAAWTGAGPRPIVAYALGTQGLGDGCAASKSMTASLLYEQGNVQGLLDRGWAVAVSDYEKIGTPGDHTYVIKNAEAHAVLDLVRAAQRLPGSGVAANAPVGVVGYSQGGQAAAAVAELESTYAPELNVKGIAAGGVPADLKVVADWLNGGGTFFFSFLAFAAVGLDSAYPELDLDSYLNQTGRDMLAQGRNACLVDGLLLGAGKNITQVTTTDPLATPQWQARVAEQKIGNVRPQVPVYLYHGVLDEIIPYGQAAALRTAWCAQGAPIQWTDYWLADHLLGIFAASGDVGNWMAARFADQPFTPNCA; encoded by the coding sequence GTGACGGTCGCCGCGATAACCGCGACCGCCGCCGCCTGCGAGCCACCCGCCGACTTCTACAGCCCGCCGCCGTCGCTCTCGGGCCAGCCCGGCGACGTGATCGCCACGGCACCCACCAACTTCGGCCTCAACCTGAACGTCACCTCGACGGCGATCAAGTACCGGTCGACCACCGCCACCGGTCAGGCCAACTACGTCACCGGCACCCTGCTCGTGCCCACCGCAGCGTGGACCGGCGCCGGGCCCCGGCCGATCGTCGCCTACGCCCTCGGCACGCAGGGCCTGGGCGACGGCTGCGCGGCGTCGAAGTCGATGACCGCCAGCCTGCTCTACGAGCAGGGCAACGTGCAGGGCCTGCTCGACCGGGGCTGGGCCGTCGCGGTCAGCGACTACGAGAAGATCGGCACGCCCGGCGATCACACCTACGTGATCAAGAACGCCGAGGCGCACGCCGTGCTCGACCTGGTGCGCGCCGCCCAGCGGCTCCCCGGCTCGGGCGTCGCGGCCAACGCACCCGTCGGCGTGGTCGGCTACTCGCAGGGCGGCCAGGCCGCCGCGGCCGTGGCCGAGCTGGAGTCGACCTACGCACCGGAGCTCAACGTGAAGGGCATCGCCGCCGGCGGCGTGCCCGCGGACCTGAAGGTGGTCGCCGACTGGCTCAACGGCGGCGGCACCTTCTTCTTCAGCTTCCTGGCCTTCGCCGCCGTCGGCCTGGACTCGGCCTACCCGGAGCTGGACCTGGACTCGTACCTGAACCAGACCGGCCGCGACATGCTCGCCCAGGGCCGCAACGCCTGCCTGGTCGACGGCCTGCTGCTGGGCGCCGGCAAGAACATCACCCAGGTGACCACCACCGATCCGCTGGCCACGCCGCAGTGGCAGGCCCGGGTCGCCGAGCAGAAGATCGGCAACGTGCGGCCCCAGGTGCCGGTGTACCTGTACCACGGGGTGCTCGACGAGATCATCCCCTACGGCCAGGCTGCCGCGCTGCGCACCGCCTGGTGCGCCCAGGGCGCCCCGATCCAGTGGACCGACTACTGGCTCGCCGACCACCTGCTGGGGATCTTCGCTGCCTCCGGCGACGTGGGCAACTGGATGGCGGCTCGCTTCGCCGACCAGCCGTTCACACCCAACTGCGCCTGA